The following DNA comes from Solea solea chromosome 6, fSolSol10.1, whole genome shotgun sequence.
TAGAGCTTGTCCACTGCTATTACTGCCCGGGATCCGCCGTCAATAAACTTTCTTCTCACCGGGAACAGTCTCCTGCGTCGCTCCAGGATCTCTTTCGGGAACTGGTCGTTTACGCTGAAGTCCGTTCCTCGCAGCTCCCTGCCTCGGCTCTTGACCAACTCcttttgtttaaactgtttgaATTTGACAACAATCGGACGTGGTCGCTGGCCTTCCTGTCGTCTCCCTCCTAGACGATGGGCCCGGAACTCAAGAGATTCTCGCAGCGATTGGAATTCCTTGTGCAGAATCTCTACCAGAGAGAGTCGGCCATCGAAGGTGTCCAGCTTCGCGTTGATGGAGGTAAGGATCTCCGTGAATTCGCTGTCAGATGATGAGGCTGCTCCAGGTGAGTCCTCCGGGCGACTGCGTTTGGAGGAGGGGGTAACCgctggttgttttggtttcccCATTACGACCCGTTCAAAGTACTCGTCGATGTAATCCTCCAGATCCTCCAGTCTCCCGTATTTGCCCTCTTCACGTGCAGAAAAGGAGATGTGACTGACAAGTAGTTTTTCCCTTATTTTTCCTTCTTGATAGTATactgtgtggaaatgtttgGGCTAGACGCGCGCCgccatgttttggtttggttgcaCAATCTCGCGCAGTCTCGCGATACTACCACATGTCCTAATTGTTCTTTAGTCCCTCGAGATTTAAATTTCCACATCGCTGTTCtcgggatttttaagtctttttaacttttgttggctttgattctcgtgtcagACGTCTCGCtaatgactcttcagtgacgacactctctgaccaatcagaggccggcagtctgatgatgtcacagggactaagaaaaacactgatgaagCAGGAAACACCTGCTCATGTTTACCTGAGCTGTCACTGGACAAGagcttctctgtctcctcctctgtctccttctctgtttcctcctctgtcttctcctctgtctcctcctctgtcttcactGTTCCATTCCTCATGTTCTTGGTGTCAGTGATTCCGTTTCCAATGTTTTGATCTAAAAGAAGCAGCAAATGTTCCGTCTCATAAACAGAATCACATCAAACCAGCAGGAAAGTGAGggaaatgagtgaatgaaacaTAAAACGTTCATTATATTTACCTGAGGTCATGTGCTCCATATCTCCACCTTGTTCCCCTTCACTGAATCATCCCTGTTCTCTCGTTGGTTACCGTTTTCTACATTGTCGACATTTAGGCCTGAAAGAAGCAGCACATTGTGTTCTGACACAAAGAGAATAAACTGCGCCAAACATCAACCATTTCAACACTTAAAGTAACAGacgtgatgtcatcagtaagaaatgattgatttttagggctgcaacgatcaattcattcataattcattttttatagaaataatctggtttcttaaatgtgaatattttgttccgtataacaaagaaatcattaaaactgaatcatctcaaggtttgggaaacactgatcaacatcttCTGACACTCTATGGAGCAAACAACTCAtttattaaaagagaaaattatTTACTGTTTGATAATGAAAATTATTGTGAGTTGCAgctcatttaatatttaaatgtcatcaaatatttaataacTTACGTGGTTTCCTGCATCTTTTGATGATCAGATACAGAGCCAAAGCTAAACCCTGAAGTAACGCGAGACTGACGACTCCAGAAAACCAGACGCCTACGAGCAAACCTGCATCAAAGCCACGAGTAACGGGATCTTGAGTAACGTTGCAGGACTTTTTCTCAAAGAGTTTCtctgaagaaaagagaaaacaaacaggatgtaAATGTACAGACGACAGCATGAGCAGAACAGTGGTCATAACAACGAGGTCAAGACCAACAACATCATACATGAAGACCTGACATGTGTTTAAGGAGAGTCTCACCTGACACAATGATGTTATCATCAATCCTGTGGTAAATGTCCTCCTGTTTGACCACGCAGCGGAAGCAGTTGGTCTTCGTCTCCGTCACAGTGACGAGGAGCGTGGTGTCATAACGGCCTCGTGTCTCAGAGACCAGTGGCTCCTCTGAATTAAGAGAGGTTCCTTCACACGTCTGCCACTCTACACTCGGCTTTGATGAAGAACCTCTGACCACACACTGGAGCTCCACGCCGGCCTCTGACTCTTTAACAATCTTGAGGTATGGTACATGAACGGCTCCTATAAACAGCAGGAGAAATGTAATATTCCTGTGATTATCCATCATCCAGACACGTTGAACCGTTTTCTGTGGGTCAGCTCATCAAACTAAAAATAGAAACCCTACATCGTAGAAGTTCAACAGAACTAAAACTGAGTTAAAATTACAGGAAACATTGTGTCACTGAATAAGGTAACATGAGCCTGGGTTTTCATGAGGTCATTGAcgaaacgattaatcaattaaaaatcgATCTCTCAAATTATTCGACAACTACTTTCAGCGTCGATTAGTTGGTTTGAGTTTTCAGCTTTTTCACCTTCATCTGACCCAATACAGAcgatttattttggtttgtggacaaaaaaattaatctttttaaaactctggtcaacattttctgacattgtatGGACCAAGTAACCGaataatccagaaaataatcaagaGATTAATCTCTTgattataatataaaacaaatcattagttgcagccctacgttgttgttgttgttgtttgtttaagtgATCAACAATATCTTCTGCCCGGTCAATCTTTgtgtgataaagaaatgtcactAAGATAATCACTCACCTTTTTTAAGTCCAAATCGGTTTTTGTAGACCCGCTCTAAAAGGAAGAAAcgaaaattaatgtttttacagtgattACTAGCTACactatctattttttttaaatattaattttggTAACTGAACTCGTAAAGGGATAAACACATGCCagagtagggctgcaacaaatggttattttcttgattaatcgattagttgttggATGTTTGACAACATcctcaaaaaaagtcacagaggatcaaagaaatgtgaaaagctgaaaaaaatgatAACACAATTTTAGTTTTTGATAACTATTGATAaaaatccattcatccattcactgtTGCAGCCCAATTCCACACATTGACGAGCACAACACAATCAACACAAGTCACTTTAGTGTCTTAGTAAGAGTGAGTGAGCAGTGTTTGCTGAGTGCAACTTTTAACCAGGTTAGATCACCATGGTAATTGAGAGATGGAACTTTACATGTAGGGACGATGACTGTAAAGGGACAGAGCTGACTTTTAACAACATTAAAGATTAGAGAATCCCAACAAA
Coding sequences within:
- the LOC131460809 gene encoding butyrophilin-like protein 3, which gives rise to MRTLVFVFCSLAYFGATQQDETKGVSRTYVKEGEDAVLHCSSVESLENTVVDWTNQDKEEVCLYDRGQHCEDRRDNQDEQYKGRVSLFYDELKNGNASLILNNTRIEDTGTYTCILPHLSSGIQSSTIELFVERVYKNRFGLKKGAVHVPYLKIVKESEAGVELQCVVRGSSSKPSVEWQTCEGTSLNSEEPLVSETRGRYDTTLLVTVTETKTNCFRCVVKQEDIYHRIDDNIIVSEKLFEKKSCNVTQDPVTRGFDAGLLVGVWFSGVVSLALLQGLALALYLIIKRCRKPRLNVDNVENGNQRENRDDSVKGNKVEIWST